One segment of Triticum aestivum cultivar Chinese Spring chromosome 2A, IWGSC CS RefSeq v2.1, whole genome shotgun sequence DNA contains the following:
- the LOC123185417 gene encoding F-box/kelch-repeat protein At1g67480, with protein sequence MLALVGAREPLVQAQACHRGTMPLKSLARPRLSPVTMTEKDNNTHDGLIPGLPEDMAKICLALVPRRHFPAMGAVSRRWMSFIGSREFSAVRKEVGKIEELVYVLAAEAGENGCHWEVLGERKNSAIPPMPGLAKVGFGVVVLYGKLYVIAGYAAVHGNDSVSDEVYQYHARLNRWGALAKMNVARRDFACAEVDGTIYAAGGFGSSGNSLSSVEAYDPRQNRWRLIDGLRRPRWGCFASGLHSKLYIMGGRSSFTIGNSRFVDVYDPGRSRWEEIKRGCVMVTSHAVVGETLFCVEWKNQRCLSAFDPSDGSWKKIPVPLTGSSSTRFCLGARGGKLLLLSQEEEGGYQTMTYDPAAAPGSEWGTSELKPSGLCLCSLTIQV encoded by the exons ATGCTTGCACTTGTTGGAGCAAGGGAACCGCTTGTTCAAGCACAGGCGTGCCACCGTGGTACAATGCCGCTCAAGTCTCTGGCCAGGCCAAGGCTTTCTCCGGTTACCATGACCGAAAAAGACAACAATACACACGACGGTCTAATTCCCGGTTTGCCGGAAGACATGGCGAAGATATGCCTCGCTCTCGTCCCTCGGAGACACTTCCCTGCCATGGGTGCAGTGTCCAGGAGGTGGATGTCGTTCATCGGCAGCAGAGAGTTCAGTGCTGTCAGGAAGGAGGTTGGGAAGATTGAAGAGTTGGTCTATGTCCTTGCTGCTGAAGCTGGAGAAAATGGGTGTCACTGGGAGGTCTTGGGGGAGCGCAAAAACAGTGCAATTCCCCCTATGCCTGGGCTGGCCAAAGTTGGGTTCGGTGTGGTGGTTCTTTATGGGAAGTTGTATGTCATTGCTGGCTATGCTGCTGTCCATGGGAATGACTCTGTTTCTGACGAGGTTTACCAGTACCATGCTCGGCTCAACAG GTGGGGTGCACTTGCCAAGATGAATGTTGCGCGTCGCGACTTCGCCTGCGCCGAGGTCGACGGCACGATATACGCTGCCGGTGGATTCGGCTCCAGCGGCAACAGTTTGTCCAGCGTGGAAGCATACGATCCCCGGCAAAACAGATGGAGGCTGATCGACGGCCTTCGCAGGCCAAGGTGGGGCTGCTTCGCCAGCGGGTTACACAGCAAGCTCTACATAATGGGCGGCCGATCGAGCTTCACGATCGGCAACTCCCGCTTCGTCGACGTCTACGATCCCGGCCGCAGCCGCTGGGAGGAGATCAAGAGAGGCTGCGTCATGGTCACCTCGCACGCGGTTGTCGGCGAGACCTTGTTCTGCGTCGAGTGGAAGAACCAGCGCTGCCTCTCGGCGTTCGACCCTTCGGACGGTTCTTGGAAGAAGATTCCGGTGCCGCTCACCGGCAGTTCGAGCACCAGATTCTGCCTTGGGGCGCGTGGCGGGAAGCTGCTGCTGCTCTCGCAGGAGGAAGAGGGCGGGTATCAGACGATGACGTACGATCCGGCTGCGGCGCCGGGCTCGGAGTGGGGGACGTCGGAGCTGAAGCCGTCGGGGTTGTGCCTGTGCAGTCTGACCATTCAGGTTTGA